A DNA window from Salvelinus sp. IW2-2015 linkage group LG4q.1:29, ASM291031v2, whole genome shotgun sequence contains the following coding sequences:
- the fanci gene encoding Fanconi anemia group I protein, with amino-acid sequence MRADIMEKIVSLSDGERIPELQQYLSSLTDDQLTTVVTNSALKGKDIGAMVKSIFKGSPPSAPEGASRRLLLYQHCITLCESGDLQTEVASDIIGLLMLETHNLPGPSLAQLASLFVDAIKLGKMGSGKSLELFPTVLTALAATEALSYGKGELSGEEYKKQLINSLCSSRWDPQCVIHLTTMFRDVPLAPEELQFLVEKVLRMFLKLDLQEIPPLVYQLLLLAAKGCKKQVLEGIISYFKEQDFRQKEEQKDGESMDVEVQSVPQDQLRHVEGTAILHIVFAVRLDQELGREFLKSVKGSQGELCPFSIALLLSVARIQRYEEQLFDFLKGAITKGFKDEQLQQGSKFLQDLLPQRCSLAQMILDTVKNSVFGWDHVTQGLVQLGFILMDAFGPKAGPFGKTATEGANATAKTPIQQACRLGGQVLLEGFKMHEPIRGEILEQVLNRLVTKTASPVTHFIDLLSDIVVSAPMILLESSSKVTETFDHLSYLPLATVQGLLKAVQPLLKVSMSMKDALILVLRKAMFSSQLDGRKSAVTGFLLLLKNFRVLGSMGSSQASQAISSSQVQVDVHSRYNSAANEAFCLEILSSLRRCLGQQADVRLMLYEGFHDVLRRNSQLASSIMQTLLSQVRRYYEPEQDLLPPVKLELCIGAQGDQVFLQEPLAHLLSCTVHCLLWYQGMRRSARPNAGGSDDDDDDEEEGGFQDELQSILESITRRMIKCELEDFELDKSAEFSLSSVGVKNSIYAVLVMGVYEVLIEYNFTKANYSKSLFEELLELFSRYNKLSEILKEKSGKGKSSKSPRSLLSMGFVSTLLTALFRDSAQSREEALLVLRSSGDFLRYAVSVALQKITQLEETGHTDGPDGQNTDKTFHHLCDITSVLMWRYTNIPCAVEDAGKKEKRCSVSLLCLEGLLRIFSTGQQRYPARVAQLLSAIDVSVEEGSDHGPGNASVTEKTAFYIRQFQRSLFTQLSGGEEDFNSKEAQLLVNILSVLSRQLEPSSQQFVQMITWTVKICKETSFEDVAFSKGLLSLLFSLHVLYKSPVSLLWELCQDIHSQLGDIDQDLEVEKQSHFAIVNMKTAAPTTLLVLSQVGKVLDEVDWLITKKKGQLVPDRLSSGDATQAAGQQDPVEKALTLQLGTLLTALNELVQTALPSGVCTNTLLGELSRTYTILTNLVKYYIQLCSGQQGLLPARVEKLVKLSGSHLTPQCYSFITYVQSGELAGGSADDKKKKKKEGEATATASAKLLRETKAIPNLIYSIEQYEKYLITLSKKSKVNLMQYMKLSTSRDFRINAATLEAALQEHDNSQQTIASQEPEQSQEPKKKRKKQ; translated from the exons GAAGGGGAAGGACATTGGAGCCATGGTCAAATCCATATTCAAAG gcTCTCCGCCCAGTGCCCCAGAGGGGGCGAGTCGCAGGCTGCTCCTGTACCAGCACTGCATCACCCTGTGTGAGTCTGGAGATCTCCAGACAGAGGTGGCATCAGACATCATTGGACTGCTCATGCTAGAG ACCCACAACCTGCCCGGCCCCTCCCTGGCACAGCTGGCGTCTCTTTTCGTTGATGCCATTAAGTTGGGTAAGATGGGCAGTGGCAAATCCCTGGAGCTCTTCCCCACAGTCCTCACTGCCCTGGCTGCCACTGAGGCTCTATCCTATGGCAAAG GTGAGCTCAGTGGGGAAGAGTACAAGAAGCAGCTCATCAACAGCCTCTGCTCCAGCAG ATGGGACCCACAGTGTGTGATCCACTTGACCACTATGTTCAG GGATGTGCCCTTGGCCCCAGAGGAGCTGCAGTTCCTGGTCGAGAAGGTCCTGAGGATGTTCCTCAAACTAGACCTGCAGGAGATCCCACCTTTGGTCTaccagctgctgctgctggctgctaag GGCTGTAAGAAACAGGTCCTGGAAGGAATCATCAGCTACTTTAAAGAGCAGGATTTTCGCCAGAAAGAGGAACAGAAAGATGGAGA gagtatgGACGTGGAGGTTCAGTCCGTTCCTCAGGACCAGCTGAGGCATGTGGAGGGCACAGCCATCCTGCACATAGTTTTTGCAGTGCGGCTtgaccaggagctggggagggagTTCCTGAAAAGTGTTAAG GGGTCCCAGGGGGAGCTCTGTCCGTTCAGCATTGCTCTGCTGCTCTCGGTGGCCAGGATTCAACGCTACGAGGAGCAG TTGTTTGATTTCTTGAAGGGGGCGATCACTAAGGGCTTCAAGGATGAGCAGCTGCAGCAGGGCTCCAAGTTCCTGCAGGACCTGCTGCCTCAGCGCTGCAGCCTTGCTCAGATGATCCTGGACACTGTCAAGAACAG TGTGTTTGGCTGGGACCATGTGACCCAGGGGCTGGTCCAACTGGGCTTCATCCTCATGGACGCCTTTGGCCCCAAGGCAGGGCCGTTCGGGAAGACTGCAACCGAAGGGGCCAACGCCACAGCCAAAACACCCATACAGCAGGCCTGTCGGCTGGGGGGACAGGTCCTCTTGGAGGGCTTCAAG ATGCATGAGCCAATCAGGGGTGAGATTCTGGAGCAAGTCCTGAACCGATTGGTCACCAAAACAGCCTCCCCTGTCACTCATTTCATAG ATCTCCTCTCGGACATTGTGGTCTCGGCTCCCATGATCCTTCTGGAGTCATCATCCAAGGTGACAGAGACGTTTGATCACCTGTCCTACCTGCCACTGGCCACTGTGCAAGGGCTACTCAAGGCTgtccag CCTCTGCTGAAGGTCAGTATGTCCATGAAGGATGCTCTGATTCTCGTTCTGAGGAAGGCCATGTTCTCCAG CCAGTTGGATGGGAGGAAGTCTGCGGTGACGGGCTTCCTGCTGCTGCTGAAGAACTTCCGGGTCCTGGGTAGCATGGGTTCCAGCCAAGCCAGCCAGGCCATCTCCTCCAGCCAG GTCCAGGTGGATGTTCACTCCCGCTACAACTCTGCTGCCAACGAGGCCTTCTGCCTGGAGATCCTCAGCAGCCTGCGCCGATGTCTGGGCCAGCAGGCCGATGTACGACTCATGCTCTACGAG GGTTTCCATGATGTCCTCCGCCGCAACTCTCAACTAGCAAGCTCCATCATGCAGACCCTGCTCTCGCAG GTGAGGCGGTACTATGAGCCAGAGCAGGACCTTCTGCCCCCAGTGAAGCTGGAGTTATGCATCGGTGCTCAAGGAGACCAAGTCTTCCTCCAGGAGCCTCTG GCCCATCTGTTGAGTTGCACAGTCCACTGCCTGCTCTGGTACCAGGGCATGCGCCGTTCAGCCCGGCCCAACGCAGGCGGAagtgacgatgatgatgatgatgaagaggaaggGGGATTTCAGGACGAGCTGCAGAGCATCCTGGAGAGCATCACGCGCCGGATGATCAAGTGTGAATTGGAGGACTTTGAGCTG GATAAGTCGGCTGAGTTCTCCCTGTCCAGTGTGGGGGTGAAGAACAGCATCTACGCCGTGCTGGTGATGGGAGTGTACGAGGTGCTCATCGAATACAACTTCACCAAGGCCAACTACAG TAAGAGTCTTTTCGAGGAACTCCTGGAGCTGTTTAGTCGCTATAACAAGCTGTCTGAGATCCTGAAGGAGAAGTCTGGAAAGGGCAAGAGCAGCAAGAGCCCTCGAAGCCTGCTGTCTATGGGCTTTGTGTCAACACTGCTCACTGCACTCttcag AGACAGCGctcagagcagagaggaggctCTGTTGGTGCTGCGCTCTAGTGGGGACTTCCTGCGTTACGCTGTGAGCGTGGCTCTGCAAAAGATTACACAGTTGGAGGAAACTGGACACACTGACGGCCCCGACGGACAGAACACAGACAAGACCTTCCACCACCTCTGTGACATCACTAG tgTCTTGATGTGGCGGTACACCAACATCCCGTGTGCAGTGGAGGATGCTGGGAAGAAGGAGAAGCGTTGCAGtgtgtccctgctgtgtctggaGGGCTTGCTGAGGATCTTCAGCACCGGGCAGCAGCGCTACCCAGCCAGGGTGGCCCAGCTCCTTTCTGCCATCG ATGTCTCTGTGGAGGAAGGGAGTGATCACGGGCCAGGGAATGCCAGTGTCACGGAGAAGACTGCTTTCTACATTCGCCAGTTCCAG AGGTCACTGTTTACCCAGctgagtggaggggaggaggacttCAACAGCAAGGAGGCTCAGCTCCTGGTAAACATCCTGAGTGTGCTCTCACGCCAGCTAGAACCCTCCTCCCAGCAG tttgTTCAAATGATCACCTGGACAGTGAAAATCTGCAAGGAGACCAGCTTTG aGGACGTAGCGTTCAGTAAAGGCCTGCTCTCCCTGCTCTTCAGTCTGCACGTGCTCTACAAGAGTCCCGTCAGTCTGTTGTGGGAGCTTTGTCAAGACATACACAGTCAGCTGGGAGACATCGACCAG GATTTGGAAGTGGAGAAGCAGTCTCACTTTGCCATCGTCAACATGAAGACCGCTGCGCCGACAACA CTCCTGGTGCTGTCTCAGGTGGGGAAAGTATTGGATGAGGTGGACTGGCTGATCACCAAGAAGAAAGGCCAGTTGGTCCCTGACAGGCTCAGCTCTG gtgaTGCCACCCAGGCTGCAGGCCAGCAGGACCCAGTGGAGAAGGCGCTGACGCTGCAGCTGGGGACTCTCCTGACGGCCCTGAACGAGCTGGTCCAGACCGCCCTGCCATCTGGAGTCTGCACCAACACACTGCTGGGAGAGCTGAGCCGTACATACACCATCCTCACCAATCTGGTCAAATAT TATATCCAACTGTGCTCAGGCCAACAGGGCCTGCTCCCAGCACGCGTGGAGAAGCTG GTCAAGCTGTCCGGCTCTCACCTGACTCCACAGTGCTACTCCTTCATCACCTACGTGCAG AGTGGTGAGCTGGCCGGTGGAAGTGCAGatgataaaaagaagaagaaaaaggagggGGAGGCCACAGCTACAGCATCA GCCAAACTCCTACGTGAGACCAAGGCCATTCCCAACCTGATCTACAGTATAGAACAGTACGAGAAATACCTCATCACCCTCTCCAAGAAATCAAAG GTGAACCTGATGCAGTACATGAAACTGAGCACGTCCAGAGATTTCCGCATCAACGCAGCCACTCTGGAGGCAGCGCTGCAGGAGCACGACAACAGTCAGCAA aCCATAGCCTCCCAGGAGCCAGAGCAGAGCCAGGAGcccaagaagaagaggaagaagcagTAA